GCTAGTCCTGGGATTTCCTGAGCTACCCTGGGAGTCCAATGAGGATGGTGGGCACCTTATTGTTGCTGGAATAGTGTGTGTTCAAATAGTTTCCTCAGGGAacccttgagctcctggttcctcatgctgtagatgagggggttcacttctggaggcaccactgagtacagcacagcCACCACTaggtccagggatggggaggagatggaggggggcttcaggttggcaaacacagcagtgctgacaaacagggagaccacggccaggtgagggaggcacgtggaaaaggctttgtgccgtccctgttTGCGGGGGATACTCAGCatggccctgaagatctgcacataggacatcacgatgaaaacaaaacacacaaaagcaaaagaggCACTGAACACAAGAAGCCCAAATTCCCTGAGGTAgaagtgtgagcaggagagcttgaggatctgggggatttcacagaagaactggtccacagcattgcccttgcagaggggcagtgaaaatgtattggcagtgtgcagcagagcagtgagaaacccacctccccaggcagctgctgccatgtggacacaagctctgttGTCCATCAGGGtgccgtagtgcaggggttggcagatggcaacatagcggtcataggccatgacggtGAGAAGATAATACTCTGCCATTGCCAAGAAGGCAAcgagaaagagctgtgcagcacatcccaagtaggagatggccctggtgtcccacagggaattggtcatggatttgggaacagtggtggagatgcagcccaggtcgaggatagaaaggttgaggaggaagaagtacatgggggtgtggaggcggtggtcgcaggctatggcggtgatgatgaggccgttgcccagcagggcagccaggtagatgcccaggaagagccagaagtgcaagagctgcagctgccgcgtgtctgcgaaggccaggaggaggaagtgggtgatggagctggtgttggacatctgctgcctctgggcatggggtccTGTTCTTAAAGGAAGAGTCGATGAAGAGTTAGGGGagatttctctgagcaaaatcagagcctttcTCTTAGACCTTCACCCTGCTACACACCCCCGAGCCCCCATTCTTTTTCCAGGAGACCTTCATTCAGCTCCgtggctgcagctctgtgctggccaagcgtgctgtgaggagcagggcctctgcccgctggctgctgaggagtcagccctgctctgcagcagtgggttcatggGAACGGTGGGGGCAGGGTCAGTCCTGGTGTTCGACTTGGTCAGATgaaaccgctcctaacgcagaagggcttctcagcctctgcactCCCAGTGCTGAGGAACGGGGACAGCAGAAGGCAGTTtgagaggtgtggggtttttaaagCTCCCCCATCTCACCTGGGGAGTTTTCTTGGATGTcagaaaccctcagcatttctgctgccctcagggagaacgagtcctgccaggcaagaggattgcctgtggcttagtgcagagggagggcagctggtctgtccctccgACTTGTTCCGGGCTGCCGTGGGCTTGTTCTTCATGAGATGGAGGGTGATCACCCTCTTGTGttaccctgaaaaacaagcaggcactactgagcccagagggatccagtgcagaccgctaaatgtctcaccctttctcaaggtctcagcaccccacccctagcccaggacactcacgCCTCATTGCACCAACCCAAGAGCATTTCCTCCACTGTAGCACCTCTACacttctccatggggctttcagataacaaaagggtgctgggggacaggctCGCATTCTGGAGGGCaactcacagctgggaaggaaacctcaAGGAGACAGCCAAGTGTCCTAACGAGAGCATCTGATTAAGGGAAACCCAGCTtattctccagccccacagactgcattgcccacagccccacaggtgagaggaaagctgggaccctTGTTCCCATGGGCACACCTGCATGAAAGGACCCCCAAGATCagcctgtgactctgcagctgaaactccacctccccagagagcctggcagccagaaggaaacaacaacaacaggaacagagacaagtggagaaagaagcaaatgcccagcgagggtctggctgagaggggccaggccagaggcagccgggcgctcaggacagcgttcccctg
The nucleotide sequence above comes from Calonectris borealis unplaced genomic scaffold, bCalBor7.hap1.2 HAP1_SCAFFOLD_49, whole genome shotgun sequence. Encoded proteins:
- the LOC142076394 gene encoding olfactory receptor 14J1-like — its product is MSNTSSITHFLLLAFADTRQLQLLHFWLFLGIYLAALLGNGLIITAIACDHRLHTPMYFFLLNLSILDLGCISTTVPKSMTNSLWDTRAISYLGCAAQLFLVAFLAMAEYYLLTVMAYDRYVAICQPLHYGTLMDNRACVHMAAAAWGGGFLTALLHTANTFSLPLCKGNAVDQFFCEIPQILKLSCSHFYLREFGLLVFSASFAFVCFVFIVMSYVQIFRAMLSIPRKQGRHKAFSTCLPHLAVVSLFVSTAVFANLKPPSISSPSLDLVVAVLYSVVPPEVNPLIYSMRNQELKGSLRKLFEHTLFQQQ